A region from the Variovorax sp. RKNM96 genome encodes:
- the rnk gene encoding nucleoside diphosphate kinase regulator — translation MHPIASFTRLERTLTQLDHARLHKLAAHALQTRGAADPLAQALEEMLDCSEVVTPQDASPDLVTMNSRVELEDPASGERYAITLCYPRDAKPSEGEVSVMSPVGASLLGARVGQVVQWTTPAGVHGSARVAALQFQPEAAGEYLR, via the coding sequence ATGCACCCAATCGCCTCGTTCACGCGACTCGAACGAACCCTCACCCAGCTCGACCACGCACGCCTGCACAAACTAGCCGCGCATGCGCTGCAGACACGCGGCGCGGCCGATCCGCTCGCGCAGGCACTCGAGGAGATGCTCGACTGCAGCGAGGTCGTGACGCCGCAGGACGCATCGCCCGACCTCGTCACGATGAACTCGCGCGTCGAGCTCGAGGATCCCGCGAGCGGCGAGCGTTACGCGATCACGCTGTGCTATCCGCGCGATGCCAAGCCTTCCGAGGGCGAAGTCTCGGTGATGTCGCCGGTGGGCGCGAGCCTGCTGGGCGCGCGCGTGGGGCAGGTGGTGCAATGGACCACGCCGGCCGGCGTGCACGGCTCGGCGCGCGTGGCCGCGCTGCAGTTTCAACCCGAGGCCGCCGGCGAGTACCTGCGCTGA
- a CDS encoding peptidylprolyl isomerase codes for MKKHILQAVAAAALIGAIPMAALAQNAAIVNGKPVPKARMDVLAQQLAAAGRPVTPEMQNQLREEIVAREVFMQEAQKQGLDASDDYKNQLELARQAILIRALFDNYRKTNPVSDADVKAEYDKFVAANGGKEYKARHILVETEDQAKKIMADLKKGAKFEDIAKKQSKDPGSGANGGDLDWANPASFVPEFSEAMIKLKKGETTPAPVKTQFGYHIIRVDDIRQAQLPKLEEVKPQVTQQLQQQRLQKYQEELRAKAKVE; via the coding sequence ATGAAAAAACACATCTTGCAGGCCGTTGCGGCCGCAGCGCTGATCGGTGCCATTCCCATGGCGGCCTTGGCGCAGAACGCAGCCATCGTGAACGGCAAGCCGGTGCCCAAGGCCCGCATGGACGTCCTGGCGCAGCAACTGGCGGCCGCAGGCCGCCCGGTGACGCCGGAAATGCAGAACCAGCTGCGCGAAGAAATCGTGGCCCGCGAAGTGTTCATGCAGGAAGCGCAGAAGCAAGGCCTGGATGCCAGCGACGACTACAAGAACCAGCTCGAGCTCGCCCGCCAGGCCATCCTGATTCGCGCGCTGTTCGACAACTACCGCAAGACCAACCCGGTCTCGGACGCCGACGTGAAGGCCGAGTACGACAAGTTCGTCGCGGCCAACGGCGGCAAGGAATACAAGGCCCGCCACATCCTGGTGGAGACCGAAGACCAGGCCAAGAAGATCATGGCCGACCTGAAGAAGGGCGCCAAGTTCGAAGACATCGCCAAGAAGCAAAGCAAGGACCCGGGATCGGGCGCTAACGGCGGCGACCTCGACTGGGCCAATCCCGCGAGCTTCGTGCCCGAGTTCTCGGAAGCGATGATCAAGCTCAAGAAGGGCGAGACCACCCCGGCACCCGTCAAGACGCAGTTCGGCTATCACATCATCCGCGTGGACGACATCCGCCAGGCGCAACTGCCGAAGCTGGAAGAAGTGAAGCCGCAGGTCACGCAGCAGCTGCAGCAGCAGCGTCTGCAGAAGTACCAGGAAGAGCTGCGCGCGAAGGCGAAGGTCGAGTAA
- a CDS encoding BolA family protein, producing the protein MTTSTTIPLPTVAALEVALREALAPTQLEVIDESAAHAGHTGANAEGYGTHFRVRIASPKFDGKPRVARHRLVYDALQVFIAQGLHAIAIEVL; encoded by the coding sequence ATGACGACGAGCACCACCATTCCCCTGCCGACCGTGGCCGCGCTTGAGGTTGCGCTGCGAGAGGCGCTGGCCCCCACGCAGCTCGAAGTGATCGACGAAAGCGCCGCGCACGCCGGGCACACGGGCGCCAATGCGGAGGGCTACGGCACCCATTTCCGGGTGCGCATCGCCTCTCCGAAGTTCGACGGGAAGCCCCGCGTGGCGCGGCATCGGCTTGTGTATGATGCCCTCCAGGTTTTTATCGCACAGGGTCTGCACGCCATCGCCATCGAGGTGCTCTGA
- a CDS encoding septation protein A has product MKLILDFFPILLFFGAYKLADIYTATGVLMAATVVQMAIIYAMERKLQAMQKATLVLILLFGTLTLVLHDDRFIKWKPTVLYGAMAIALAVALWALKKNFLKMLLGSQLELPDRIWGRLNVAWIGYCLFMALINGYVAAYFTTEAWVNFKLWGYVFPIVFLVAQGLYIAPHLKEDKPTA; this is encoded by the coding sequence ATGAAACTGATCCTCGACTTCTTCCCGATCCTGCTGTTCTTCGGCGCCTACAAGCTCGCCGACATCTACACCGCCACCGGCGTGCTGATGGCCGCCACCGTGGTGCAGATGGCCATCATCTATGCGATGGAACGCAAGCTCCAGGCGATGCAGAAGGCCACGCTGGTGTTGATCCTTCTCTTCGGCACGCTCACGCTGGTGCTGCACGACGATCGCTTCATCAAGTGGAAGCCCACCGTGCTCTACGGCGCGATGGCGATTGCGCTGGCCGTGGCGCTCTGGGCGCTGAAGAAGAACTTCCTGAAGATGCTGCTCGGCTCGCAGCTCGAACTGCCCGACCGCATCTGGGGCCGGCTGAACGTGGCATGGATCGGCTACTGCCTCTTCATGGCGCTCATCAACGGCTACGTGGCGGCGTACTTCACCACCGAGGCCTGGGTCAACTTCAAGCTCTGGGGCTATGTGTTCCCGATCGTCTTCCTGGTGGCGCAGGGCCTGTACATCGCGCCGCACCTGAAAGAAGACAAGCCGACCGCATGA
- the msrB gene encoding peptide-methionine (R)-S-oxide reductase MsrB produces MTTPVEKTDAEWKALLAEKGAEPAAFEVTRHAATERPFTGKYEAHWDDGTYHCVCCGAKLFESGTKFDAGCGWPSFSEEAVPGAIKNIVDRSHGMVRTENVCANCGAHLGHVFPDGPTETGLRYCMNSASLDFQKK; encoded by the coding sequence ATGACCACTCCTGTTGAAAAAACCGACGCCGAATGGAAAGCCCTGCTCGCTGAAAAAGGCGCGGAACCCGCCGCCTTCGAGGTGACCCGCCACGCCGCCACCGAACGCCCCTTCACCGGCAAGTACGAAGCCCACTGGGACGACGGCACCTACCACTGCGTGTGCTGCGGCGCGAAGCTGTTCGAGTCGGGCACCAAGTTCGACGCCGGCTGCGGCTGGCCCAGCTTCTCGGAAGAAGCGGTGCCCGGTGCCATCAAGAACATCGTCGACCGTTCGCACGGCATGGTGCGCACCGAGAATGTCTGCGCCAATTGCGGCGCCCACCTCGGACACGTGTTCCCCGACGGCCCTACCGAAACGGGCCTGCGCTACTGCATGAACTCGGCGTCGCTCGACTTCCAGAAAAAATGA
- a CDS encoding protein adenylyltransferase SelO translates to MSLLAEDTDVADLGLRWKPGFSALGPAFLTHLRPTPLPDPYWVGHSESVARELGLPPDWRQSDTTLAALTGSLPVAGTNPFATVYSGHQFGVWAGQLGDGRAIMLGETEGGLEVQLKGAGRTPYSRGGDGRAVLRSSIREFLCSEAMHGLGIPTTRALSVTGSDARVFREEPESAAVVARVAPSFIRFGHFEHFAANQREDELRALADYVIDRYYPACRTTDRFNGNAYAAFLEAVSERTAALLAQWQAVGFCHGVMNTDNMSILGLTIDYGPFQFLDGFDPRHICNHSDTSGRYAFNQQPNVAYWNLFCLAQALLPLIGDQEVAVAALESYKTVFPNAFEARMRAKLGLADAAESDRALIEGVLKLLAAGKVDYTIFWRRLSQYMANGNAEPVRDLFLDREAFDAWLLAFSERHATAGRAQAADLMLRTNPKFVLRNHLGQQAIEASQQKDHSGVATLLALLQTPFEEHPGADAYAGFPPDWASTIEISCSS, encoded by the coding sequence ATGAGCCTGCTTGCTGAAGACACGGACGTCGCGGACCTGGGATTGCGCTGGAAACCTGGTTTCTCGGCACTCGGACCCGCCTTTCTCACCCACCTGCGCCCGACGCCCCTGCCCGACCCGTACTGGGTGGGCCACAGCGAATCGGTCGCCCGCGAGCTGGGCTTGCCGCCCGACTGGCGGCAATCGGACACCACGCTCGCGGCGCTGACCGGCAGCCTGCCCGTCGCCGGCACCAACCCTTTCGCCACCGTCTACAGCGGGCACCAGTTCGGCGTGTGGGCCGGCCAGCTCGGCGATGGGCGGGCGATCATGCTGGGCGAAACCGAGGGCGGGCTCGAGGTGCAACTCAAGGGCGCGGGGCGCACGCCCTACTCGCGCGGCGGCGACGGCCGCGCTGTCCTGCGTTCCAGCATCCGCGAATTCCTCTGCAGCGAGGCCATGCACGGCCTCGGCATCCCGACCACCCGCGCGCTCAGCGTGACCGGCTCCGACGCCCGCGTGTTCCGCGAAGAGCCCGAGAGCGCGGCCGTCGTGGCGCGCGTGGCGCCGAGCTTCATCCGCTTCGGCCATTTCGAGCACTTTGCCGCCAACCAGCGTGAAGACGAACTGCGCGCGCTGGCCGACTACGTCATCGACCGCTACTACCCGGCCTGCCGCACGACGGACCGCTTCAACGGCAACGCGTATGCCGCCTTCCTCGAAGCCGTGAGCGAGCGCACTGCCGCCCTGCTCGCCCAATGGCAGGCCGTGGGCTTCTGCCACGGGGTGATGAACACCGACAACATGAGCATCCTCGGGCTCACCATCGACTACGGGCCGTTCCAGTTCCTCGACGGGTTCGATCCGCGCCACATCTGCAACCACAGCGACACCAGCGGGCGCTACGCCTTCAACCAGCAGCCGAACGTGGCGTACTGGAATCTCTTCTGCCTGGCGCAGGCGCTGCTGCCGCTGATCGGTGACCAGGAAGTCGCCGTCGCCGCGCTGGAGTCGTACAAGACGGTGTTCCCGAACGCCTTCGAGGCCCGCATGCGCGCCAAGCTCGGCCTCGCGGATGCGGCCGAGAGCGACCGGGCGCTGATCGAAGGCGTGCTCAAGCTGCTGGCCGCGGGCAAGGTCGACTACACGATCTTCTGGCGCCGACTTTCGCAGTACATGGCCAACGGCAACGCCGAGCCGGTGCGCGACCTGTTCCTCGACCGCGAGGCTTTCGATGCCTGGCTGCTAGCCTTTTCGGAGCGCCATGCGACGGCTGGGCGCGCACAGGCCGCCGACCTGATGCTCAGGACGAACCCGAAGTTCGTGCTGCGGAACCACCTCGGACAGCAGGCCATCGAAGCAAGTCAGCAAAAGGACCACTCGGGTGTGGCAACCTTGCTTGCGCTGCTCCAAACCCCATTTGAAGAACATCCCGGCGCCGACGCGTATGCCGGCTTCCCGCCCGACTGGGCCTCCACGATTGAAATCAGCTGCTCATCATGA